The genomic region AAAAGGATCGTGGGACGGTTATAGAACTGAATTTTCTTGATCAGAATAACCGGTTGGAAAAACAAACCGCATTTATGAATCCTATTTTACCAGAAGATGTTGAACCTTTCCTTGATTCTGATGCCTTTGTGTTTGTACCTATCACAGATTTTGAAATTTCTCTCAGCACCCTTCAGTTTATAAAGCAGAACAGTAAAGGGCTGGTCATTTTTGATGCTCATGGTCCCACCACCGCTATGAATATTAACGGTAGCCGGGAACGTAAATTCTGGATAGACCGTGACGAATGGCTGCCTTACATAGATGTTTTGAAAATGAACCTGGAAGAATCTATGTGTTGCTGGTTTAAAAATGAATATGACATTGATGAAATGGGGCATTATGACGAGGAAAATACAGACCATCTTGATGATTTCGCTGAATATATCCTGGACAAAGGAGTTAAGGTACTATATGTGACCCTGGATTCCCGGGGATGCGTTGCCTACACACTTAAAGATGGAAAAATGAATACTGAATTCATCCCCTCTGTACCGGTAGACGAGGTTATTGATACCACCGGATGCGGAGACTCCTTTGCCGGTGGATTAGCTTATGGATTTGCCTACCATGAAGACCCGATAATTGCCGCGCAATATGCCAATACTCTTGGTGCTATGCGCACGCAAGGTAAGACCTATGAGGTTTTTAAGGATCTCAAAGAAACTGAAAAGATCATAAAGGAAAATTACTCCCTATCTGAATAATCTAACCGTTCTCATTCAACAACCTGGTGATCTCATCGAGTTTTGGAGTAAGAATTACCTCAATCCTACGGTTTTTAGCTTTCCCCGCTTCAGTAGTATTCGGAGCAACAGGAGCATATTCACCTTTTCCTGCTGCTGTTAAGTTCTGAGGATCGATGTCTGGATTCTCTCTTAAGATTTGAACAATGGAGGTCGCACGCTTCGTAGAAAGGTCCCAGTTGTCTTTTAGCTGTCCGCTGCCCCCATAAGGCACATTATCTGTATGTCCTTCAATAAGTACCGCTATATCTGGATTTTGCGCCAGCACAGCACCTAATTGCTGAACAGCTTTTCTACCTTCAGAATTTACAGCCCAGCTACCAGATTCAAAAAGTAATTTGTTCTCCATGGAAACATAAACTTTTCCATTCTTCTGCTCCACGCTAAGACCTTTTCCTTCGAAATTGGTGAGAGCGTTGGATACCGCATTCTTAAGTGCATTCATTTTGGCATCCTTGGCTGCGATCACACTCTCCAGTTCATCTATCCTTTGAGATCTAACGGCAAGGTCCTTTTCAAGTTTCTCCAGCCTGTTCTTTTCCTGGATCAAAGCCGCCTCCTTTTCATCTAACTGTGCCAGCAATTCGCGGTTCTGTCTAGAATTTTCTGCAATTGCAGCAGAGCTGTTCTTTTCTAAAGCATCATATGAATCTTCCAGGCTATTATAATTCTTCTGTAGTGCTTCCAGTTTCTGCATCAACTGGTTACGCTCTGTAGTTAAAGTTTCGTAATCGGTCTTTAAAGCCGTCAATTCTGTATCAAGATCTTTACTAGATCTCCTGAATTTTTCAAGATCTTCATTCATACTTCGGTTCTCACGAAGAAGATCAGCATTTCTGCTTTCCAGCTCTCCATATTTTTTGGAAGAAACACATGAGGTTACTGAGATCAACAATGCTAAAAAACCTAAAACTTTAATTTTCATAAGAAAGTATTATTCAATTTCTAATAGAACGGGGCAATGATCACTATGGTATGCTTCAGGCAAAATAACTGCCCTTTTCATTCTGTCTTTTAACGGTTCAGCTACCAGATTGTAATCTATTCGCCAGCCTTTATTGTTATTACGGGCATTGGCACGATAACTCCACCAGGAATAATTATCTGGTTCATCATTGAAATGACGAAAAGAGTCTACAAAACCACTTTTCATGAATCCATCGATCCAGGCTCTTTCTTCAGGAAGGAAACCAGAAGTATTTTTTAATCTAACGGGATCATGGATATCTATTGCTTCGTGGCAAATATTATAATCTCCGCAAATAATAAGATTTGGAATTTCTTCTTTAAGCTCATTTACGTAATCCTGAAAATCGTCCATGAACCTGAACTTATGCTCCAGCCTTTTGATGTTGGTTCCCGAAGGCAGGTAAAGGCTCATTATCGAAAGATCTTCAAAATCTGCGCGAATGCTTCGACCCTCAAAATCCATATAATCTATCCCTGTACCATAGGTGATATTCTCAGGTTCAGTTTTGCTTAAAATAGCAACCCCGCTATAACCTTTTTTTGTCGCAGGATACCAGTAATGATAAGGATATCCCGCATCTTCAAAATCTGAAAGGTCCAGTTGCTCGGGATGAGCTTTTATTTCCTGAAGACATACTACATCTGGATCTGCCTGTTTCACCCAGTCTAAAAAACCTTTGCGTATAGCCGCCCGAATACCATTTACATTATAGGATATGATGGTCATGAAAGTTCAATTTTCCTCAAAAATAAGGCTATCTGAACTAAATCCAAGACGAGTTTAAAAATTGTAGATAAAATCTATTTTACGATAAAACGCTGCACCTTTCCGAAATCTCTGGTTCCAACCCTCACCAAATAAACACCCGCTGCGGCATAGGACATATCTAGATCGTAGGCATAAGCATTGCCATCGTTCACGATCTGGTTCTCAATTAATTTCTGTCCTAGCACATTGTGAACTGTGATCCTTAATGGTTCTTCAAAACTGCTTTCCATCACTACCCTGTACTGACTATTTGTTGAGGAGATCACCACAAGTTCAGCTTCATTCAGGATAAAATCTTTTACGTCTAAAGTGCTATCTATAATATTTACTGAATAGTCATGGGTCGTTCCATAAGCCATCTGGGAACATGGATCATTTAGATCACCAGAGAAACTGGTATCTCCGGCTCTTATTCTTAGTAAATGCTGACCTAGTTTTGCATCTGCAGGAATACTAAAATCGTATGAAAATGCAGGTCCTGCTTCAGGAATGACCTCAGAAGTGATAAGTCTTTCGTCGTCCTCGAAAACCGCATTATCATTAAAATCTATCCATAAGGAAAATTTTTCTACATCATCCTCGGCAAAATTGGTCTTCACCGTTACTGTAAAATTACCATCGGCTCTATCCAGGTCGGTTGTTCCCCCGGTAAAATCTATATAACCTGTTGTACACGGAATTCTTTCGTTAAGAAATTCACCCAGTTCAAAGTAAAAAATACCATCTCCCGCGGAACAATCAGATCCATTTGGAATACAATCAAGATGAGCTATGGCAGTTGTTTCAGAATCGTTGGTTGGGTCGAAATCCTCTTCCAGATTTGTTCTTGCCATCATGTTATATCTTCCGGAAGCTGCAAGATTTGCCGTTTGATCAAAGGAATAAACAGCTTCTTCCCCAACCTCTATCACCTCTTCATAAGTCTCGGTCACAACAGAATTATTCCCAACCTGGTAGCTAACCGGTATATCCTGCTGGGGCTCTCCCCCAAAATTTTCGATTGTTACCGTTACCGTTTCACTGTCGCTCAAACTTTCTGAAGTAAAAGGAGCATCAATTGAAGTCACTCCAACGTCTCGCGGAGGCAGGTTTTTCACCTGAGTATCTACCGAATCATTATTTGGATTCGCATCATTTTCAAGATTCGTAGAAATGGTAATAGTATAGGTCTCACCAATTTCTGAAAGATCTGCAGGCTGCTCAAAAGTATAGGTCGCAGAAGATTCAGGAGCTATAGACTCGTTGAAAATTTCGGTAACTTCTGCTCCACCGTTAATACTATAGCTCACTTCGAAACCAGATTGAGCGTTCAATCCAAAATTCCGGATTTCAATGCTTATCTCTTCTGAAGCGGTCAAGGTTGCGCTTTGCGGGCTCGCTAAAGCAACTGCTCCAAGATCGTTAGCTTCGGTGGCAGAAAAACTGAAGACTCCCACTTTATTTACTCTGTCTGAACCCACAAAATATTCCGCATTATGCCAGAAAGTGATGCCATCTACTGGATCTATACTTAAATGCGCATAATCTCCATATCTCCCTTCTGGTCTTGGTTGTGGACTTGCACCCTCAACGATAGACTGTTCCTCAATAGACATGACCCCTAATTGATCATTTGAATATCTTCCTGTATATCTTATGGATGGAAAAACTGGGTTACGGGAATCGTCGTTAACCACCGTAAATCCTAAACCAATATTTCCTCTTACATCGATCCCTATACTTCCACTAAATCTATCGCTATCATCTGGCGCATAGGTTCCTTCCTGGTAAACAGTCCACGGCTCCCCATCTGCGGTCTGCCTGAGTTCATACCAGCGAATACCCGCATGTTTTGCCGGAGAAGGCTCCACATCTACCACAAAATTCATCACCACAGAGTTATAATTTGGAAACCTTCGGTACATGGTCATATACATCATCGCTCCCTGAAGCGCATCAATATCCACTCCACCTCCCGGCTGAGCAAGGTTTTGAAATCCACCCCCATCAAAGGTCGCAGCAAATGGTGAAACTCCATTGGTGATCTCCTGACTTTCGGCAATGGTAGAAGACCCCGGATTATTCCAGTCTACATTTATAAGCCATAATTTTAAATGGTCCTGGTTCACCCCGGCCCATTCATCATCCTGCAGGTATATAATTGGAGCATCTCCCGGTGGCGGAAGGTCCTGTCCAACCACGCTAAATCCAGCAGGGCTGTAAAAACCATTGTTCCTTATACCCGGAAGCGGAAATCCTAGAATTCTAACATCGTCTGCTCCCTGCAGCATTTTATCTCTTTCCAGAGTATAAACTATTTCCCGACCCTGGGGCTCAAGCGCATCTTTGTTAGTTGTTATATAATAACCATCACGCCATAAAGAGATTTTTGGATAATCTGGTAATGATTCAAGATTGAATCTATAGGTATACCAACCGCTATTAACCGGGTCTGGTCCCTGGGCAACGGCGAATAATAATGCCGGCGGAGTTGGAGAATTAGACTCTGCACTGAACTGCATTAGGATAAACCTGTCTGCAGATTCATCATAAAAAACTATAGGATCTCCATCTGTTTCATTTGTGAAAGTCCCGCCAATACTCGCCAGTGAAGAAGCAGGAATAATATTATTTCCCTGTTTATCCCAAATGGCAAATTCAGAATTCCACGCATTTACATAGTGATTTCTCCCTACTGCTCCGGTAGGATCTGAAGGAGTAGAACGCGTAATTGCAGCGTCAAAAGTAAGTATAGGTGACTTTACCTGCACATCTCCCATCTTAGACTGTAGTGCTGGATCTATGGTCTTGGGAAGACCTTTTCCCGGAACCACTTTATTAATACCCCGGTTACGAGGGTTATAAAGTTTCGGCTTCTTATTCGATGGAATCAAACTTTCCTTAGTTAAAGGTCCAGATTTCACAACTTTTGCAGAATCTATATACGAAGGTCCTGTGATCTGGTTAGTTTGAGCATTGACATTAAGATGAAAAACAAAGCTAAATATGAGTAGGTAAAGTAATTTTTTCATCATTTGCGGGTATACTACAATAATTCTTTAAAAATAGGCATTAAGATAATAACTGAAATAAAAAAGGCAATTAATAAATCAATTGCCTTTCATAAAATATTCATAAAACACTGATTATCAGGGTGCAAAATCCTTCATCCAGGTTTTAAAATCGGTTTCTTTTCTTATTAAAGCATCAAGTTCTTCGATCTTAACTCTTTTCTGTTCCATACTGTCACGGAATCTAACCGTCACCGAATTATCTTCAAGAGAATCATGATCGACAGTGATACAAAGTGGAGTTCCCGCGGCATCCTGACGACGGTATCTTCTACCAATCGCATCTTTTTCATCATACTGCACCGTGAAATCCCATTTTAATTCATCCACGATCTTTTGAGCAAGTTCCGGAAGTCCGTCTTTTTTAACCAAAGGCAAAATAGCTGCTTTAGTAGGAGCCAGTACTGCCGGTAATTTTAGTACGGTTCTGGTATTTCCATCTCCCAGATCTTCTTCTTTCAACGATGCTGAAAGAACTGCCAGGAACATCCTGTCCAGACCAATAGAAGTTTCGATCACATAAGGCACATAGTTTTCTTTCAATTCAGGATCATAAAAACGCAGTTTTTTACCTGAATGTTCTTCATGCGCTTTAAGGTCGAAATCTGTTCTTGAGTGAATTCCTTCCAGTTCTTTAAATCCAAATGGAAAATCGAATTCTATATCTGCCGCGGCATTCGCGTAATGTGCAAGTTTTTCATGATCATGGAAACGATAATTCTCTTCACCAAGACCTAAAGATTTATGCCATTTAAGTCTTGCTTCTTTCCATTTCTCGTACCAATCCAGTTCTTCACCCGGGCGCACGAAAAATTGCATTTCCATTTGTTCGAATTCACGCATTCTGAAAATGAACTGTCTCGCAACGATCTCATTTCTAAAAGCCTTTCCTATCTGAGCAATCCCGAACGGGATCTTCATTCTACCTGTTTTCTGAACATTTAAAAAGTTCACGAAAATTCCCTGTGCAGTTTCAGGACGCAGGTATAGATCTGTAGCTGTATCTGCTGAAGCACCTAATTTGGTACCGAACATAAGATTGAATTGCCTTACTTCAGTCCAGTTTTTAGAACCTGTTTCAGGATCTGCGATCTCCAGTTCTTCTATCAACGCTTTCACATCGGCTAGATCTTCATTGGTTAAAGAACGGGCCAAACGCTCCAGGATCTCTTTCCTTTCGCCAAGATATCTTTGTACACGAGGATTGGTTTCCTTATACATTTCTTCATCAAAATCCTCACCAAAACGCTTTTTCGCTTTCGCGATCTCTTTTTCTGCCTTCTGAAGCAACTTTTCGGCATGATCTTCAACCAGAACATCTGCCCTGTATCGCTTCTTGGAGTCTTTATTGTCGATAAGCGGATCGTTAAAAGCATCTACGTGACCTGAAGCTTTCCAGGTAGTTGGATGCATTAAGATCGCGGCATCGATACCCACGATGTTCTGATGTAGTTGCGTCATGCTTCTCCACCAGTATTCCTTGATGTTTTTCTTTAGTTCGGCTCCATTCTGCCCGTAATCATAAACAGCACTTAAACCGTCATAGATTTCACTAGATGCGAAAATGTACCCATACTCCTTAGCATGAGATATTACGTTTTTAAAAAGATCTTCTTGTTTTGCCATGGCGCAAAAATAAAAAAACCGCCTTGAATTATATCCAGGGCGGTCTTTAATTTATTAATTAAGATTAATTCAATGTAAAACTTCCGGTTCCTAAAAGAATCGCGTCGTTATATACGTATACTTTGTAATTACCTTCCAGCAATTTGTCTTCTATTGTTTTCGCAAGAATACAAACATCAAGCTCTTCATTCTCATAGAAAACCTTAGAAGAAGCACTGTAAACCATAGTTCCACCTTCGTGCTGTACCACGATCTCATCACCCACAAGTTCGTTCTCAGGATTATAAACCTGAACGTACATGTTCTTCTCACCGGCATCTGCCAGGTCATTTGCGGTAATGGTAAAACAGGTTCTTATCTGGTCTACTCTACGATTATTGTCATTTTCAACCAGCTTCCCGCTATTTCTAACGATCACACCTTCTCCTGAAAGTCCGCTTATTTTTAAACGTGAGGCTTTATCAACTTTAGTTGAAAGACTTTGATTAGTAGTTTGTAAAGAGTCTGAAAGCTTGGTTCTTTCCTGCAGAGCAACGCTGGTGCTATCTAAAGAAGTCGATAACATGCGGTTCTCTGTACTCAAACTATCAACCACTCTAAAAAGCCTGTCCTTCTCTGCCTTTAAATTTCCAATCTCACGTCTGTACCTTGAGATCAAAACCAGGTTGGCTTCATTGTCTTTAACTGAATCTAATAATCTTGAAATACGATCCCTTGCATTTACAAGGTCCTGATCCATGATCTCGTTCTCCTCGATGGCTTCGTCATACTTTACGATAAGCTCATTAAGTTCATCCTCGATCACAGATTTTTCCTTCTGCAAGATCTCTTTATTCTCTTTCTCCTCATTATAGAATTTTATAGTATAAATGCTAAGCGCAACCAGGGCTACAGCAAGAATACCGGTTAAAACCTTCAATGCGGTATTGTTCTTTTTTTCTGTCATCATAAGTTTAATTAAGTTCGTAAATTTAGATGTTTAACTAAGTATGCTACAAGCCGTTAACAAATGTTTCACGATTTCGTAAATCTTCTTTATCCCACCGTTTGTCACATTTGTGAGGCTGAACTGCTAAAAAACGAACAAATCCTTTGCACTTCCTGCCTGCACGACCTGCCGGTTACCCGATATCACCTTGATAACGAGAACCCTGTTAAAAAAGTATTTTATGGTAGGGTAAAGATAGAAAAAGCTACGTCATTATTGCATTTCAGAAAAAAATCTGGAGTACAGCATCTTATTCATGATCTAAAATATAGAGGACACCGTGAAATTGGCACTTACCTGGGAAAATGGATGGGAGAAGAATTGTCCCAGATCCCGGCATATTTAGATATTGATATGGTGATTCCGGTTCCATTACATAAAAGCCGCTTAAAAGAAAGAGGATATAATCAGGTGGAGAATTTCGGAAAAGAGATCGCCAGATCATTGCAGGCCGAATACCGTGATGATATTCTATTAAAAATAAGCTCTACCCAAACTCAGACCTTTAAAGACAGGTTTTCAAGATGGGGAAAACTAGAAGAGACTCTCGTCATCCAAAATACGGATGGTGCTGCTCAAAAGCATATTTTGATTGTAGACGATCTGGTCACCACCGGTTCCACCCTGGAAGCCTGTGCTCATAAATTATTCGAGATCCCAAATATCAAATTGAGTGTTGCGACCATGGCAATTACTAACTAAGCTTTGCGTTGTAATTCAAAATAATTGTTTCTTTGCTAAAAGATTTCAGTTTTCATCTATGCAAAAAAGGATACCCGGATTCGTAATAGTTTTGATTTTGCTCTTCACTACCGTGCAGTGTGCAAAAAAAGGAATGCCTGAGGGTGGACCCATTGATGAAGAACCACCGAAATTCATAAAGGCAAACCCAGAGAACTATTCCACGAATTTTGATGAAGATGAGATTCGGATCTATTTTGATGAGTACATCAAACTTGAAAAACCTCAACAACAGATCATCATTTCTCCACCTATGGATCCCAAACCCAACATTATGCCTTTGGGAACAGCCAGAAAGGATATCAAGATCGAGATCTTTGATACATTGGAGGAAAACACGACCTATGCCATTAACTTCGGAAAAAGCATTGTAGACAATAACGAATCTAATCCTTACGATTACTTCAAATATGTCTTTTCTACCGGTGATTATATAGATTCGCTGATGGTGAAGGGAACGGTGAAAGACGCTAATCTTAAAGCTCCAGCTTCCCCGATTTCGATCATGTTGTATGAAGTTGATTCCACCTTTACAGATTCTATTGTCTATAAAGAAACTCCCAGGTATGTCACCTATTCACAGGACAGCACCTTTACCTTTTCCCTGGAGAATTTAAAGGCGGGCACTTACCGGATGGTGGGAATTTTAGATAATAATGATAATTACCTGTACAATCCAAAAAAGGAAAAGATCGGCTTTATTGCTGAAAATATAAGCATTCCCACAGACAGCACTTATGAGATCACTGTTTTTAAGGAAGAACTTGAATTTGAACCAAAGCGCCCTTCACAGTTAAAAGGAAATCAGATCTTATTTGGATACGAAGGTTCAACAGACCTTGATAGTTTAAGTATTAACCTGCTTACACCAAAACCGGAGGGTTATGTTTCGAGAGTAATAAAAGACCCAAAGGCAGACAGCTTATACTACTGGTATAATATCAAACCTGAATTAGACAGCCTTAG from Gramella sp. MT6 harbors:
- a CDS encoding exodeoxyribonuclease III, whose protein sequence is MTIISYNVNGIRAAIRKGFLDWVKQADPDVVCLQEIKAHPEQLDLSDFEDAGYPYHYWYPATKKGYSGVAILSKTEPENITYGTGIDYMDFEGRSIRADFEDLSIMSLYLPSGTNIKRLEHKFRFMDDFQDYVNELKEEIPNLIICGDYNICHEAIDIHDPVRLKNTSGFLPEERAWIDGFMKSGFVDSFRHFNDEPDNYSWWSYRANARNNNKGWRIDYNLVAEPLKDRMKRAVILPEAYHSDHCPVLLEIE
- a CDS encoding Ig-like domain-containing protein translates to MQKRIPGFVIVLILLFTTVQCAKKGMPEGGPIDEEPPKFIKANPENYSTNFDEDEIRIYFDEYIKLEKPQQQIIISPPMDPKPNIMPLGTARKDIKIEIFDTLEENTTYAINFGKSIVDNNESNPYDYFKYVFSTGDYIDSLMVKGTVKDANLKAPASPISIMLYEVDSTFTDSIVYKETPRYVTYSQDSTFTFSLENLKAGTYRMVGILDNNDNYLYNPKKEKIGFIAENISIPTDSTYEITVFKEELEFEPKRPSQLKGNQILFGYEGSTDLDSLSINLLTPKPEGYVSRVIKDPKADSLYYWYNIKPELDSLSFEIVTPKTRDTLLTRLATLDRDSLQVSSENGAIDKDFKFKANTPIVEHKEELITIMDKDSANVEFTTDFDPLKNEVSVKFDKTPDNSYQIIALPGAIKDLFEETNDTIVQSLRTKPLGDYGTIILNFQNIESYPVIVQLTNTKGEVIAEQYSENSSSFTFRFLNPGEFLVRVIQDDNENMKWDTGNYLKKRQPEQIRYFSDTLEVRANWDINESIRLD
- a CDS encoding glycine--tRNA ligase — encoded protein: MAKQEDLFKNVISHAKEYGYIFASSEIYDGLSAVYDYGQNGAELKKNIKEYWWRSMTQLHQNIVGIDAAILMHPTTWKASGHVDAFNDPLIDNKDSKKRYRADVLVEDHAEKLLQKAEKEIAKAKKRFGEDFDEEMYKETNPRVQRYLGERKEILERLARSLTNEDLADVKALIEELEIADPETGSKNWTEVRQFNLMFGTKLGASADTATDLYLRPETAQGIFVNFLNVQKTGRMKIPFGIAQIGKAFRNEIVARQFIFRMREFEQMEMQFFVRPGEELDWYEKWKEARLKWHKSLGLGEENYRFHDHEKLAHYANAAADIEFDFPFGFKELEGIHSRTDFDLKAHEEHSGKKLRFYDPELKENYVPYVIETSIGLDRMFLAVLSASLKEEDLGDGNTRTVLKLPAVLAPTKAAILPLVKKDGLPELAQKIVDELKWDFTVQYDEKDAIGRRYRRQDAAGTPLCITVDHDSLEDNSVTVRFRDSMEQKRVKIEELDALIRKETDFKTWMKDFAP
- a CDS encoding OmpA family protein, with product MKIKVLGFLALLISVTSCVSSKKYGELESRNADLLRENRSMNEDLEKFRRSSKDLDTELTALKTDYETLTTERNQLMQKLEALQKNYNSLEDSYDALEKNSSAAIAENSRQNRELLAQLDEKEAALIQEKNRLEKLEKDLAVRSQRIDELESVIAAKDAKMNALKNAVSNALTNFEGKGLSVEQKNGKVYVSMENKLLFESGSWAVNSEGRKAVQQLGAVLAQNPDIAVLIEGHTDNVPYGGSGQLKDNWDLSTKRATSIVQILRENPDIDPQNLTAAGKGEYAPVAPNTTEAGKAKNRRIEVILTPKLDEITRLLNENG
- a CDS encoding T9SS type A sorting domain-containing protein is translated as MMKKLLYLLIFSFVFHLNVNAQTNQITGPSYIDSAKVVKSGPLTKESLIPSNKKPKLYNPRNRGINKVVPGKGLPKTIDPALQSKMGDVQVKSPILTFDAAITRSTPSDPTGAVGRNHYVNAWNSEFAIWDKQGNNIIPASSLASIGGTFTNETDGDPIVFYDESADRFILMQFSAESNSPTPPALLFAVAQGPDPVNSGWYTYRFNLESLPDYPKISLWRDGYYITTNKDALEPQGREIVYTLERDKMLQGADDVRILGFPLPGIRNNGFYSPAGFSVVGQDLPPPGDAPIIYLQDDEWAGVNQDHLKLWLINVDWNNPGSSTIAESQEITNGVSPFAATFDGGGFQNLAQPGGGVDIDALQGAMMYMTMYRRFPNYNSVVMNFVVDVEPSPAKHAGIRWYELRQTADGEPWTVYQEGTYAPDDSDRFSGSIGIDVRGNIGLGFTVVNDDSRNPVFPSIRYTGRYSNDQLGVMSIEEQSIVEGASPQPRPEGRYGDYAHLSIDPVDGITFWHNAEYFVGSDRVNKVGVFSFSATEANDLGAVALASPQSATLTASEEISIEIRNFGLNAQSGFEVSYSINGGAEVTEIFNESIAPESSATYTFEQPADLSEIGETYTITISTNLENDANPNNDSVDTQVKNLPPRDVGVTSIDAPFTSESLSDSETVTVTIENFGGEPQQDIPVSYQVGNNSVVTETYEEVIEVGEEAVYSFDQTANLAASGRYNMMARTNLEEDFDPTNDSETTAIAHLDCIPNGSDCSAGDGIFYFELGEFLNERIPCTTGYIDFTGGTTDLDRADGNFTVTVKTNFAEDDVEKFSLWIDFNDNAVFEDDERLITSEVIPEAGPAFSYDFSIPADAKLGQHLLRIRAGDTSFSGDLNDPCSQMAYGTTHDYSVNIIDSTLDVKDFILNEAELVVISSTNSQYRVVMESSFEEPLRITVHNVLGQKLIENQIVNDGNAYAYDLDMSYAAAGVYLVRVGTRDFGKVQRFIVK
- a CDS encoding carbohydrate kinase family protein; this translates as MKKIAILGPIPRDTILTHKKETIRKYGCATHPAIALAKLMKDTGEVKIISHIHKKDLEPIKELFSPYSNIDVSGLDSKKDRGTVIELNFLDQNNRLEKQTAFMNPILPEDVEPFLDSDAFVFVPITDFEISLSTLQFIKQNSKGLVIFDAHGPTTAMNINGSRERKFWIDRDEWLPYIDVLKMNLEESMCCWFKNEYDIDEMGHYDEENTDHLDDFAEYILDKGVKVLYVTLDSRGCVAYTLKDGKMNTEFIPSVPVDEVIDTTGCGDSFAGGLAYGFAYHEDPIIAAQYANTLGAMRTQGKTYEVFKDLKETEKIIKENYSLSE
- a CDS encoding ComF family protein, producing MFHDFVNLLYPTVCHICEAELLKNEQILCTSCLHDLPVTRYHLDNENPVKKVFYGRVKIEKATSLLHFRKKSGVQHLIHDLKYRGHREIGTYLGKWMGEELSQIPAYLDIDMVIPVPLHKSRLKERGYNQVENFGKEIARSLQAEYRDDILLKISSTQTQTFKDRFSRWGKLEETLVIQNTDGAAQKHILIVDDLVTTGSTLEACAHKLFEIPNIKLSVATMAITN